A genomic segment from Panulirus ornatus isolate Po-2019 chromosome 7, ASM3632096v1, whole genome shotgun sequence encodes:
- the Gs1l gene encoding uncharacterized protein Gs1l isoform X8 → MSSCKPVTHVIFDMDGLLLDTESLCAAANESVIQPYGKVFTWELNVAQMGQKAESCAQMIINHLQIPLSVEDYVSQVSEVHKKIMPTAQLMPDTERLYTKAAETVASEYGKVYTWEMQVNCMGLKAHMDAQYNIESLDLPITVDQYLDKVSMVYKHLFPNAQFLPDTERLYTEATQAIASQYNKVYTWEIKVQCMGMKGPMAAQHIIDSLELPLTVDQYLGKISSQYDSLFPNARLLPDTVDLYKTCHNRALAPYGQSVTWEQIVAEMGHTSLEVAQTFSKKFDLKISPDEYKATVVSFYPEVFTAVKFMKDVPNFGFQYLFLLNSIGI, encoded by the exons ACACAGAGTCGCTGTGTGCTGCTGCCAATGAAAGTGTGATTCAACCATATGGAAAAGTTTTTACATGGGAGTTAAATGTAGCACAGATGGGACAGAAGGCAGAAAGTTGTGCCCAGATGATTATTAATCATCTTCAGATTCCATTGTCTGTGGAAGACTATGTCTCACAGGTGTCAGAGGTCCACAAGAAGATCATGCCAACAGCCCAACTAATGCCAG ACACAGAGCGACTGTATACCAAGGCAGCAGAAACAGTAGCCTCAGAATATGGGAAGGTGTACACATGGGAGATGCAAGTAAACTGTATGGGTCTCAAAGCACATATGGATGCACAATACAATATTGAATCACTTGATCTACCCATCACAGTGGACCAATACTTGGATAAAGTCAGTATGGTGTATAAGCATCTGTTTCCAAATGCCCAGTTTTTGCCAG ACACTGAGCGGCTGTACACTGAAGCAACACAGGCAATTGCTTCACAGTATAACAAAGTGTACACTTGGGAGATTAAAGTGCAGTGCATGGGTATGAAAGGACCTATGGCTGCCCAGCACATCATTGACTCTCTTGAACTACCACTTACTGTTGATCAGTATCTTGGGAAAATCAGCAGTCAGTATGATTCCCTTTTCCCCAATGCCAGACTCTTACCAG ACACAGTGGACTTGTACAAAACTTGCCACAATCGAGCCCTTGCACCCTATGGACAATCTGTTACGTGGGAACAAATAGTGGCTGAAATGGGTCATACATCACTTGAAGTTGCAcagactttttcaaaaaaatttgaTTTGAAAATCTCACCAGATGAATATAAAGCAACAGTGGTTTCCTTTTATCCAGAGGTGTTTACAGCAGTGAAATTTATGAAAG ATGTTCCAAACTTTGGTTTCCAGTATCTGTTTTTGCTTAATAGTATTGGAATTTGA